One genomic segment of Ostrinia nubilalis chromosome 20, ilOstNubi1.1, whole genome shotgun sequence includes these proteins:
- the LOC135081673 gene encoding solute carrier organic anion transporter family member 1C1-like isoform X2, giving the protein MGFINQVPVLHKPWHFLRTYVLTIPRFDLFLQGAMLIVILLDHNVFLLLQRDADTGLTVPLTQDFVLMGVGGAEFFLGAALAWWGRGKRNFALAGWLTAAAASGLVVLAFPFAEPNPPSVDLCGGGVISGYSGYSYDIHQFIVPRTVFLVLTAILCAFAKISIWAHGMTYLDDHQPENGPYFYGILISIRLSLGLSGKDWLRGSAVRDDWWEAQLSLSMLTLMFAVLFTLFPKRMHNSEGLLVEVEPDDGGFFAAVGRVLSRKYLILQIGALGFINAGLFSFVYYDWDYIEARYHVEAARADLRSPTLVARTFRPLVIIFFVMIFRVRFSVRRSDGVKANTASRVGGIVAIFVAIFFAVIAAISCDTGDVAGMEDGTFESPICSNQCFCESHRYGFAPVCALDTSTTYFSPCQAGCSDYEDLNSFLVFGNCTCSASLVVRGACALPSCHFVYSIYQVILTVILAVSDLTCAYSVDGTCQFHRPTIFSMAAISAGFCLLSAIVSIIASKVAVSSKGENESNGGVDL; this is encoded by the exons ATGGGGTTTATAAATCAAGTACCAG TTCTCCACAAGCCATGGCACTTCCTTCGGACGTACGTGCTCACCATCCCTCGCTTCGACCTGTTCCTGCAGGGCGCCATGCTGATCGTCATCCTGCTGGATCACAACGTCTTCCTGCTACTGCAGAGGGATGCAGACACAGGACTTACCGTACCCTTGACTCAAG ATTTTGTCCTCATGGGAGTGGGCGGTGCGGAGTTCTTCCTTGGAGCAGCCCTGGCATGGTGGGGGCGAGGGAAGAGGAACTTCGCGCTGGCAGGCTGGCTGACGGCGGCTGCGGCATCAGGCCTCGTCGTGCTGGCCTTCCCGTTCGCGGAGCCTAACCCGCCTTCAGTTG ATCTCTGCGGAGGAGGGGTAATCTCAGGGTATTCAGGGTATTCCTACGACATACACCAGTTCATCGTTCCTCGAACTGTCTTCCTCGTACTCACAGCGATCCTGTGCGCCTTCGCCAAGATTAGCATCTGGGCGCACGGAATGACGTATCTGGACGATCATCAGCCGGAGAATGGGCCGTACTTTTATG GAATCCTCATCTCCATCCGCTTATCCCTCGGACTCAGTGGCAAGGACTGGCTGCGCGGGAGTGCCGTTCGCGACGACTGGTGGGAGGCGCAGCTGTCCCTCTCGATGCTGACGCTTATGTTCGCCGTCCTCTTCACTCTCTTCCCGAAGAGGATGCACAATAGTGAGGGACTGTTGGTGGAAGTTGAACCCGATGATGGCG gaTTCTTTGCAGCAGTCGGCAGAGTACTCAGCAGAAAATACCTAATTCTTCAAATTGGCGCTCTTGGTTTCATCAATGCTGGACTGTTTAGTTTCGTCTACTACGACTGGGACTACATTGAA GCAAGATACCACGTGGAGGCTGCGCGGGCGGACCTACGAAGCCCTACACTGGTCGCCAGAACATTCCGACCTCTCGTCATTATCTTTTTTGTTATG ATATTCCGCGTGCGCTTCTCAGTGCGCCGCAGCGACGGCGTCAAAGCGAACACAGCTTCGCGCGTCGGCGGCATAGTGGCGATCTTCGTGGCCATCTTCTTTGCTGTCATCGCGGCCATCTCCTGTGACACTGGCGACGTCGCCGGCATGGAGGATGGCACGTTTGAGAGCCCGATCTGCAGTAACCAATGCTT TTGCGAGTCCCATCGTTACGGCTTCGCCCCAGTGTGCGCGCTGGATACGAGTACCACTTACTTCTCGCCGTGCCAGGCCGGCTGCTCCGACTACGAGGACCTCAATAGCTTCTT GGTTTTCGGCAATTGCACCTGTTCTGCCAGCCTCGTGGTGAGAGGAGCGTGCGCGCTGCCCTCCTGTCACTTTGTCTACTCGATTTATCAAGTCATCCTCACTGTCATCCTTGCTGTGAGCG ATTTGACGTGCGCATACTCAGTCGACGGCACTTGTCAATTCCACCGCCCGACTATATTCTCTATGGCGGCTATCAGCGCGGGATTCTGTTTACTCTCCGCCATCGTTAGCATTATTGCGAGCAAAGTCGCGGTTAGTTCTAAAGGAGAAAATGAAAGCAATGGGGGCGTGGATTTATGA
- the LOC135081692 gene encoding UTP--glucose-1-phosphate uridylyltransferase, with amino-acid sequence MADNREADKKENSDRLRPAIRSHQRTPSGSRDFKEATKRDALARVEVELERLVSTLPDNRKTLVEKEFRGFKNLFSRFLAEQGPSVTWEKIEKLPEGAVIDYTTLPTPTTDHIHHMLDKLVVVKLNGGLGTSMGCKGPKSVIQVRNELTFLDLTVQQIEHLNKTYKCNVPLVLMNSFNTDDDTQKVIRKYKGLKLDIHTFNQSCHPRINRESLLPVAKTGDVHADIDAWYPPGHGDFYESFYNSGLLQKFIKEGRTYCFISNIDNLGATVDLNILNLLLNPDPQKTISEFVMEVTDKTRADVKGGTLIQYEDKLRLLEIAQVPKEHVDDFKSVSQFKFFNTNNLWAKLDAIQRVVDQGSLNMEIIVNNKHLGDGINVIQLETAVGAAMKCFEGGIGVNVPRSRFLPVKKTSDLLLVMSNLYSLSHGSLVMSPQRMFPSTPLVKLGDNHFAKVKEFLNRFATIPDLIELDHLTVSGDVTFGRGVSLKGTVIIIANHGDRIDIPSGAVLENKIVSGNLRILDH; translated from the exons ATCCGCAGTCACCAGCGGACGCCGTCCGGCTCGCGCGACTTCAAGGAGGCGACCAAGCGGGATGCCCTCGCCAGGGTGGAGGTGGAACTGGAGAGGCTGGTCAGCACTCTCCCTGACAACAGGAAGACCCTGGTGGAGAAGGAGTTCCGAGGATTCAAGAACTTGTTCAGCAGGTTCTTGGCTGAAC AGGGCCCATCAGTAACATGGGAAAAGATCGAAAAACTCCCAGAAGGGGCGGTCATAGACTACACCACCCTCCCGACGCCAACCACAGACCACATCCACCATATGCTGGACAAACTGGTGGTGGTGAAGCTGAATGGTGGCCTGGGGACCTCCATGGGATGTAAGGGACCCAAGTCGGTCATACAAGTGAGGAATGAGCTCACGTTCTTGGACTTGACTGTGCAGCAGATTGAG CATCTAAACAAGACTTACAAATGCAACGTGCCGCTAGTGCTGATGAACTCTTTCAACACGGACGACGACACACAGAAAGTGATCCGCAAGTACAAGGGCCTGAAGCTGGACATCCACACCTTCAACCAGTCCTGCCACCCTCGCATCAACCGCGAGTCCTTGTTGCCAGTCGCGAAAACTGGAGACGTGCACGCTGATATTGACGC CTGGTACCCGCCCGGTCACGGCGACTTCTACGAGTCGTTCTACAACTCCGGTCTCCTCCAGAAGTTCATCAAAGAAGGACGTACCTACTGCTTCATCAGCAACATCGATAACCTTGGCGCTACTGTTGACCTGAACATCCTCAATCTACTCCTCAACCCAGATCCTCAGAAGACCATCTCAGAATTCGTCATGGAAGTCACTGACAAGACCAGAGCTGACGTCAAAGGAGGAACTCTCATTCAGTATGAGGACAAACTACGTTTGCTAGAAATAGCTCAAGTCCCAAAAGAACACGTGGACGACTTCAAATCGGTCAGCCAGTTCAAATTCTTCAACACCAACAATCTCTGGGCGAAGTTGGACGCCATCCAACGAGTAGTAGACCAGGGTTCCTTGAATATGGAGATTATTGTCAACAACAAGCATTTGGGTGATGGGATCAACGTGATCCAATTGGAAACGGCTGTAGGTGCCGCTATGAAGTGCTTCGAGGGAGGTATTGGAGTCAATGTGCCTAGGAGCAGATTCTTACCAGTGAAAAAGACATCAGATCTCCTGCTGGTGATGTCAAACTTATACAGTCTGTCACACGGATCCTTAGTAATGTCTCCACAAAGGATGTTCCCTTCAACGCCGCTGGTGAAACTCGGCGACAACCATTTCGCGAAAGTGAAAGAGTTCCTGAACAGATTCGCGACTATTCCGGATTTGATTGAGCTGGACCACTTGACCGTTTCGGGCGATGTCACGTTCGGGAGAGGAGTTTCTTTAAAG GGCACCGTAATAATCATAGCCAACCACGGAGATCGAATTGACATCCCTTCTGGCGCAGTTCTCGAGAACAAAATAGTCTCCGGTAACCTACGCATCCTGGACCACTGA
- the LOC135081673 gene encoding solute carrier organic anion transporter family member 2A1-like isoform X1: MGFINQVPVLHKPWHFLRTYVLTIPRFDLFLQGAMLIVILLDHNVFLLLQRDADTGLTVPLTQDFVLMGVGGAEFFLGAALAWWGRGKRNFALAGWLTAAAASGLVVLAFPFAEPNPPSVDLCGGGVISGYSGYSYDIHQFIVPRTVFLVLTAILCAFAKISIWAHGMTYLDDHQPENGPYFYGILISIRLSLGLSGKDWLRGSAVRDDWWEAQLSLSMLTLMFAVLFTLFPKRMHNSEGLLVEVEPDDGGFFAAVGRVLSRKYLILQIGALGFINAGLFSFVYYDWDYIEARYHVEAARADLRSPTLVARTFRPLVIIFFVMIFRVRFSVRRSDGVKANTASRVGGIVAIFVAIFFAVIAAISCDTGDVAGMEDGTFESPICSNQCFCESHRYGFAPVCALDTSTTYFSPCQAGCSDYEDLNSFLVFGNCTCSASLVVRGACALPSCHFVYSIYQVILTVILAVSGAALLMQGMVFLRAVQRRDKPVAMGVMLAAIGLLAHVLGHLLYKLISHLTCAYSVDGTCQFHRPTIFSMAAISAGFCLLSAIVSIIASKVAVSSKGENESNGGVDL; the protein is encoded by the exons ATGGGGTTTATAAATCAAGTACCAG TTCTCCACAAGCCATGGCACTTCCTTCGGACGTACGTGCTCACCATCCCTCGCTTCGACCTGTTCCTGCAGGGCGCCATGCTGATCGTCATCCTGCTGGATCACAACGTCTTCCTGCTACTGCAGAGGGATGCAGACACAGGACTTACCGTACCCTTGACTCAAG ATTTTGTCCTCATGGGAGTGGGCGGTGCGGAGTTCTTCCTTGGAGCAGCCCTGGCATGGTGGGGGCGAGGGAAGAGGAACTTCGCGCTGGCAGGCTGGCTGACGGCGGCTGCGGCATCAGGCCTCGTCGTGCTGGCCTTCCCGTTCGCGGAGCCTAACCCGCCTTCAGTTG ATCTCTGCGGAGGAGGGGTAATCTCAGGGTATTCAGGGTATTCCTACGACATACACCAGTTCATCGTTCCTCGAACTGTCTTCCTCGTACTCACAGCGATCCTGTGCGCCTTCGCCAAGATTAGCATCTGGGCGCACGGAATGACGTATCTGGACGATCATCAGCCGGAGAATGGGCCGTACTTTTATG GAATCCTCATCTCCATCCGCTTATCCCTCGGACTCAGTGGCAAGGACTGGCTGCGCGGGAGTGCCGTTCGCGACGACTGGTGGGAGGCGCAGCTGTCCCTCTCGATGCTGACGCTTATGTTCGCCGTCCTCTTCACTCTCTTCCCGAAGAGGATGCACAATAGTGAGGGACTGTTGGTGGAAGTTGAACCCGATGATGGCG gaTTCTTTGCAGCAGTCGGCAGAGTACTCAGCAGAAAATACCTAATTCTTCAAATTGGCGCTCTTGGTTTCATCAATGCTGGACTGTTTAGTTTCGTCTACTACGACTGGGACTACATTGAA GCAAGATACCACGTGGAGGCTGCGCGGGCGGACCTACGAAGCCCTACACTGGTCGCCAGAACATTCCGACCTCTCGTCATTATCTTTTTTGTTATG ATATTCCGCGTGCGCTTCTCAGTGCGCCGCAGCGACGGCGTCAAAGCGAACACAGCTTCGCGCGTCGGCGGCATAGTGGCGATCTTCGTGGCCATCTTCTTTGCTGTCATCGCGGCCATCTCCTGTGACACTGGCGACGTCGCCGGCATGGAGGATGGCACGTTTGAGAGCCCGATCTGCAGTAACCAATGCTT TTGCGAGTCCCATCGTTACGGCTTCGCCCCAGTGTGCGCGCTGGATACGAGTACCACTTACTTCTCGCCGTGCCAGGCCGGCTGCTCCGACTACGAGGACCTCAATAGCTTCTT GGTTTTCGGCAATTGCACCTGTTCTGCCAGCCTCGTGGTGAGAGGAGCGTGCGCGCTGCCCTCCTGTCACTTTGTCTACTCGATTTATCAAGTCATCCTCACTGTCATCCTTGCTGTGAGCG GTGCGGCCCTGCTGATGCAAGGCATGGTGTTCCTACGCGCGGTGCAGCGTCGTGACAAGCCCGTAGCAATGGGCGTCATGCTGGCTGCCATAGGTCTGCTGGCGCATGTGTTGGGACATCTACTCTACAAGCTTATTAGTC ATTTGACGTGCGCATACTCAGTCGACGGCACTTGTCAATTCCACCGCCCGACTATATTCTCTATGGCGGCTATCAGCGCGGGATTCTGTTTACTCTCCGCCATCGTTAGCATTATTGCGAGCAAAGTCGCGGTTAGTTCTAAAGGAGAAAATGAAAGCAATGGGGGCGTGGATTTATGA